Below is a window of Neodiprion virginianus isolate iyNeoVirg1 chromosome 4, iyNeoVirg1.1, whole genome shotgun sequence DNA.
TGTAGTTCGAATGAGCTTGTGCTGATGTTATATGGTTAAGGAATTCATTAAAGAATTGGCGGAAGGTatgttaaaaatatgaatGGCAGAATGGAGCATGATCTATCTATTTGCGAGACATGAACTGGAAATGTACTTGATTTTTATACTGTTGCGTAGATCCATTTTTGAATGAACATTGGTTAAATAtgacaaatattttcgatcaatcaagacaataataataattgaacattttttaaacttgtatGTAGCACTTTAggcgtatatatgtataattaatatacgTGTACAAACGTTTCATATAGAAGTCCAATTAACAAGAAGACGAGTTTGAATTGTGGATaatgttaaattttattttagctCTAGCCGTATTTACTTCACCTTATTTAAAACTCAAACTGGGCTTCCTGTGATGATTATGATAAGAGCGTCAaagatgacgatgatgatagtagtgattatttattatcttcTTCGcatattatgaaaatattaatataccAAAGTACTTTGATGCTTCGCAAATAGATGAATTCATTCGTTTTCTATTGCCGAACACGGATGACACGCGACACCTTAATCGTTGCTTACAGAAACGTCCACTTACGATTCAAAAATACATCTATCTTGTGAAAATTCAGTGGTGCATACGTACATACTTATAGGGAAATACGTAtgaaatcgatcgattttttCTCTCGCTTCATCGAGAGTACCTACGATAGTAAGACCTActtaaattattaaaaaatcttcACTCGTTGCTGTTATAATGCTGTagcattttgaaatttttattgaaaaattatttacaatgattgagggattaaaaaatttgaaaacatttaaaataGAATTCCTGTACCGTTCTACGCCTAATTTAAGAATTTCCAAAATTGTAACACGATTGAAGAAGGCGAGAAAAAACgtgtattgttttcatttgGCTTTCCTGTATATGTATCAGAGAAAATACTcgtatattcataaatataatatactaaATGTTGTTGAGGCACGtattaaaaatgaacaaaacCGATATCTTATATATTATTAGATAATATACATACTTGTACAATTATTGAAATGATATTCATGACCAGAAATTGAACAAGGAAAATGTTGTGTCCTACGAACCAAGAGCagcgaaattttttgacattcTTATAAACGTATTTTCTCTGCTGCTGCATAGAAAACCGTCAAGAATGAAATGCACGTGTATTGTGTATAGTATGGAATTATTTCCCTATAGATGAAGTACAGCCATCAAGAATAATGGACTCAGTTCTTGACACGCAATAGCTACCAAAGGACATGATGATGGATTTCAACAAGCAGCTTTGCATAATATTGCGTTTTGTTGATTTGATAGATTCAATATTCTATTcatgttataaaatatactcacgTAACATGTGTATCAAGCCTCCAtgtatgaatataataaatatatttaaacaTAGCCAAGCAGGCGTTGCAGTCAATAGAACTTGCTGCATACTTGCATCCATGACAAAGGAGGATACTTGCATCTACCGATAGGAAATGGTGAAACTTAGCAGATCGAGTACCTGACTGCGCATGCGGTAACTATGTGGGATTTTCATGCCGGTTGATCACCCCAACAGGTTACAGGTAACAGGATTTCTATTTTAGGCTAAACAGATCTTACATAGTTGGTACGTTCGTTCAAGACGGCTTGTTAGACTTGCTACCATTCATTACAACAccataatttcaattcgctaTTTGACGTATATGAGAAAATTGGACATATCGTATGCAGCGTTATGATTCGGTTTATACAACGCAAGCATGTTTTACGTGTTATTAATGCGTGTTTTTCGTACACGAAGTACCCGTTCCTATGACGGTCgagtgagtctgcgaatgcgcatgcgcggagtacggAAAAGACCATTTTTCACTCCTAGCAGTTAAAACTGGTCTTTTCAGCACtgtgcgcatgcgctgtcgtAAACAAATCTGACGTTATGCGGCCGTAAACTCAATCTCGAACTTCGTGAAAAACGCCTAACATACTCTTGTTAcataaagaatcgtgtgcaacaagAAGGCAGCGGTCCTTTCTCTTTTAAGAAGAAGGAACTATGCACAtcaattcgattttatttcttgtactTTGTTAAATATAAACACTCCTTAACATCTGCCCAATCGTTTTTATTTGTACATTCATACGTATCTTTTCTTATCGTTAGCGGGAAGACATGTGGATGTAAGGTCTTGTTGCAGGCAATCCGCCACGCGGATGAAACAGAGATATGACTGCGGACTAGTTTTGTCGCAATGAAACACTCGGAAATCAGTATGAATCATCCGAATCACCAATGTCGTTGGACTTGACGTGTATTCCCACTTGACAGTGGTTTGCGGAGTCGTGGCACGGTAAAATAACATCAACTATTTATCACGAAACCGTTACACCCATAAAATTGATAGATTTCAAATGTATTACATCGGAAATACCGATTGAAATTCCAAACGATGTGCAGAGATGACGTGCGAAAATACTACAATCATGTACTACCGTTGTATCAGACAAGATTAATCCAACTTTGTGAATTACGCTATCGCGCCTGACACAAAGTTTCGCCATTAGCCTTTGTGctataaaataatgataacCCTTGTCACGTGAATGATACGCAAGATAAGTAATAGATAAATTAACGTTAAAATTAGTCAAGTATTTATCGTCGAGCAGAAATGTCACAACACAATATTGGATATGTTCCCGATGAAATTCGCCCTAGTGCACCGCCAGAATCTGGTAAAACTATACTAACTTGCTCCAATTAACATGAAGATACAATAAAACTTTCCGTAGAGATAGCACTTTCTGCAACTAATTTCAATGTGTGAATCCAGCAACATTCCGTGATAAAGCCAAGTGCCGATATATGTCTGATCAAATAGTTGCTTTTATTGCACGACCATTTGTAATTCGTTGTTAAATTAGTATTTCGAAGATATTACACATGGCTCAAACTTTCAGCAGTTTACGATGAGGTTTCTCGCGACTCAAGGGGAAATTCAACACCTGTCGTTCCGCCCGTATACATGAAACAAACTATTATTACGGTGCAACCACACAATCAGAACGGTGAGCATAACGTTCTTTGTATATCCAACTTTTCACCTCTTGATAAGATGAAGCAATTTACGTTACTCGTAATCAGGATGGCCATGATaatttagcaaaaaaaattccggaATGTTTTCCCAATGAAAATCACCTTgtttatttacatttattctaATATCGTTCGATTTCAAACGTCTACTGTAATTATAGTATTTTGGCAGTATTCGGTATAATTTACAGTACAAGAATTTACTTCAAATAACAGAACACGCGATGAAGGGTAAAAATTCAGctgtataattaaataataaacttgGAGTAAATCTGCTTGCATTTATGTAATTCGGGGcacttattttcaaatttcacgtgTTTTCGGTAATCGAGAGTAAATTTTATCGATCGacttttttgatattttttacgaCTGGCTGACTTATCATTCTCAAACGAATCGAAGACCGTAAGAAACATATAGATGGATGAAATGTACTCTCAGTCGCCAAAATAAAGGCGggtttcggtgaaaaaatgtacactGAACTGCGTAAGTGCATGTGGATACATCTTTTGGTTAAACAACCATGTTGTAATTCCCCGAACTAATCAAATATGCATTATgtataacaacaataaaacAGTATCACTTCACAATATGTTCTAATCGAATGCAACTCAAACTCCGTAAcatttcttttaaaaatttaaaaattaaacaaaatatcccaaatatatatcatttatttatttaaaccaCAGGTTCATTGTTACAAATATAAATAGTACCGCATGTAGACTCTAGGCAAGTATCTTTACATCATGATCTGAACGCCATCTAATGAAGAGCAACTTTGAATAGTAATTTCTAATCTTGATGGGATAGGTCACCGTAATTAGAtttcgctgtttttttttctccgtaaactaaaaaatacaaaattctcAGCTTTTCGGTATActgaaaaattccgaattgcaataataaattgcaATAACTGCTTCAGGTACAAATCGAGCACAAAGAGTCCCAGTTCCAGTCAACACAACCGAATGGGTTTCGACGCCGCGAAGTCAACTGAATCCGCTCATCGGAACGGACTTTCTAAATGGAATCGAGCAGCTTGAAATTCAACAGACAGTACAACTGAGCACTTGTAATTactcttttattatttttacggaGCTAatcgaagaagaataaaagcTTATGTAAGTTTCTGGCTCTTCAGTcggtaaagaaatcaaatttcttgtatttattgtataatttgagCGTAACAGATTTACTTATCGGTACAAACGATTTATTGGGAGAAACTTAAAGCACGACGAATTCTAtgagtataaaaaatgaaaatatatctttCGGTCGGAGACAATAacaagaaatttgttttcttaaaCAGGGCAGCATGAATTCTAATACAAATATCTGACAGTCGATCGATTCTGTAGCAAAAGCTGTTTGTctgattttctatttcagtaCTAGGTGAAACGAAGTCGGGAAATCAATATAGAGTCAAAGTTCCCAGAGCCGAGACAATATTTCTAGCCACGGAAACATCCACCGAATGCCAACGCGATATCTTGGGTTCCTCCAGAGGTTTCAGTTTGACTTTGACAGATCCCACGGGACAAGATgctttcaaatttacaaaaagtCCAGGCTGGGGTTGTGTACCTGGATTTTTACACGTAAGCAGGGTCGTTACCTCGTAGAAGaacttttatatttaaagTATTCGTAGGTAATACGTACAAGAACTTTTAAAAACTCAGTTTCTGGACAGGATCTAATCAGCAAGCAAAATTGTCCCAAAACATGAaaatcgagtgaaaaaaattagactttcattattttgaaCGTTTTAGctataaaaacttttctcaaattattcATATCTTAGCTTGTGCCCATTATTTGTTCGGATTCAGTTCTATTACAAACAAATAGTAAGGATGTTTTTGTCATCGGTGTTCAGTATCATCGGTGCTAATAATAATTCCGgaatatttaaacgattcttTCCGCTTTTCCTAACTTCTGATTCAGACGGTGGGATCTATGAATCCTTTAAAGGATagaatagacatttttctCGATACTTGTGTTTTCAATTGCATGTAAAATTGCGCTAGCTGCGACGTCTTCGAGTCGACTATGAGCTGGTTCTGATAATAGCAAAAATAAGTGACATTTAACTCTGTCGGTTATGATGGACTATATAATTATAAGCATCCGCTTGATACATGAATAATATTACAGAAAATGTTTGTCGATTGCACGGATCCGATCGGAAGTATAGAGCAGAACTTTACACTTCTTGGGCCTAGCTTTACGGTGTACAATAATGCACGGAACCCCCTGTGCAAAATATATGGACCTAATATGTTTTGCTGTTGCATATCGAGAGATACCCAATTCCAGGTAATGGATCCTactaaaattgaataaagttTTGTCTTATCTGTACTGTGATACTAGTTTTCCTTTAAATCGTGATTTCGCGTATTGCACAATTATTCTAGCATATTTAAACATTATAGATAGTATCTGTCGATGGAACACATCAGATTGCTTCGCTCATACGCCAATGGGATCACATACTACTAGATTATACGATAACGTTGACTGTGCCAGCAGGTACAAATGTGAACCTCAAAGGTTTGCTACTCGGAGCTGCATTTTTGTTGGTGAGTATCGTAATTCGTATGTAATGTCCGTCGAGAATTATAGGACACTTCGTCGtagttaattattatttgccTGTACggattatattttaatttttactgaaaGAAACCACtgtacaattatttaaatacattgCGAACATGATAAAGCTGtaacaacaaaataaaaatgtatcgaGTAATTTTTATCTACAAAAGTGCCCGTTTTTGGGACGCTTGGGATAGATTCAAttattacatgtattataatGTTCACGTATGTTTACAggaatatttgtatttttcacgCTTGAAGAAATCTTGATACTGATAACACATAGCAAAACGGCTACTTACAAATAATAAGCCTTTCTGCAGTCAAAGAACATTAAAGAGTGCAAGGGAACGACTCTTCTTATACTGTCGaattacttcaaattttttccttatacaatattatatgaaatgtataatgtaaagcaaataaatttgatttgacCATCctcgaaacttgaaaaatgtcAACGAATACATTCacttatatataatacgagCACATAATAACTTAATAACTAGTACAAAGAATGGTCACAGAACTTTGCATgtttgatctgaaaaaaaattcattcctgTACAACCAGAGCACTCGTTTCAAATTCCTTGTAGGGCTTGTAGGTATCAGTCAATGCCTATTCGGATTAACGagtatttgaatttaaaatcacTGTCAAGACCTGCATCTGTTTTCatgtttcatcaattttattttatagttGATTGAGATAAACTCACGCAGTCTATAACCgcatattatttcaattttgaaatgtaCGACGGTCAAATAAACTTGGGCACACACATTTTGGTGAACAAACCAACGAAGCAAAATTATTCTGGCCCCCGAGATAAAAAAAGTGGACTTGGCGAAGGAATCGGTTGTATAACCTACAATCGAGATgatgtagatatatatatacgttaattattatatgtttTTTGCCTGTTTCTTCGATCAGTGTAAACAATTTTAATGCAAATCTGTAGTGATTTGTATTCCAGTACACGCAACGCTATGAGGGAAAATTCGTATGGAATAACATGCATGGTTATGGCGACTACGAGTACGTTATGTCTGACGTTCGATGCTAATTTGTTACAACATATTTTTGAGAACAACTATACTGTAGAGACTATGCGCAATCATTTTGTAAGGCAGCGTTCCCCGGATCGTGGTCAGTTGGAGGAAGAGTAAATACGCATTGAGTTGTGGAGAAATACTAATCGCACGGAAAATCCACATcacaatttaaacaaacacGTCGTTAATTCAACACAACCATTGCGACTTTTCATCTGCATTAGAAAACGTAGCCAAATTTTGCAGTTAGgacgacaaaaaaattgattttattaccCATAAAGACGCGTTGGTTGAAGTTTAGGTTATGCTATACATATAGTACGTTTTTGTAAGCAATTAGTATCCTAGGCTACAATCTACGGAATCCATTTTATAAACGCCTTTCAGtaatgaaatcaatttatcCGCATATgccatttttcaatcaacttTTGTAATGGTTCGTCAAGAAGAATACGTTCTTCCTTGCATTTAAAATCAAACACAAATCCTACTTCCTTCTgacttattgttaattattttaaataataggTGGCAGCCAGCGAGATTAAATTACGAAGGCCAGTGGTATGTTAATAAGAAAGAAGGATATGGTCGCTTCTCGTACCCATCTGGTGCATACTTTGAAGTAAGTTTAAAAAAgattagattttattttctatggACTGTATCATGTCTGTTGATCATATTCACAGTACCGAATACCGATGATTGATCGAAATTATACACGGGGCATTGTATGCCAAATGGACAGCTGATGACCAATTCCGACCATATTTAGTTGAACCCATTTTTTTACTATATGCTCTACACAAGCGAGTAAATCTGCaagaaaatttcatggaaTATTTTCAGACTTGCTAGCTTACTATCGATCtgcgattaattttttaaggCGTGCTAAATTTAATCATGGTCCATGAATTTGCCATTGGTTATATGTTATAACTTAGAAGTTCCCTCAGAAAAATGAAGTACTTGTATAAACTAGTTactcatttttaattttattttcatattcgtATATTAGCTGTCGTCCATTTACAATAAGGAATTTATCCACCTAACGAACCCCGGTTATGTTGTGCGAGCTTTGGCGAATAAGTCGCACACGTAAGGAACTTGAGAAAAGGGAACGAGAAAGTATGACGAGTGTTTTCCTCGGCTCTCGTTGACTCGTAAGCTCTGTAATTCGGACAAGCAGCTTGGCAATACCATGTCGACCAAGAGTCCGTAGGAGCTTATGAGGGTTGAATCAACGAGGTAGTGTTGCGATCTCGGCATCTTCCTGCGAAAAATACGGCCGGAGAACCGTACATGCACATAAAAAAAgcacgaggttgaagttagtaacgttagcCTGACTAAtcgttatgaaaaaattcgttactttgcaattttggaataaatttgaaggagtttggttttcaaaatatcagtATGTTCTGCTGTATTgagattttataaatttcagataatcTTGAAACTGCgaataaacagttttttctaaACATACATCGTCAAGCTATCGTTCGTAACTTCAACCTCGAAAAAAAACGAGCCAGGCATCGTGTAATGCGGCGCCGTTGCGAGCGAATCGTTGATATACCGTACTCGCGTCTACCGGTAGGGATCCGAGCACCTctactgcgcatgcgcggtgGCGAGTTCGCGCGCCGAGCGCGGTTACTCAAGTCGGGTAGAAGCGAGCGGCGATCAGTGTGAAATCAAACTCCGAGTACGGTGGGTGACGGGACGGGTTCGTCTCCACAAAATCGGAGTAACGTTAGCCTGTGTGTACGGGACCTTGGCAATCGTGTGTTTTGAACCCTTCGGAAAACACTTTTCCGAAGTTACAATACGAAAATCGAGATTTTGCAGCATGtcttatttgatttttacgtAGCAGGATAAGGAATAGtgaattttagaatttttttaaatcggaGACTATCcttggaagaaaaaagtttctcaaAAGTTATCAGAGTTCCTCTTACTTGGGTTAAATACAGAAAATAATATGAGTGAAATAAAGATTGGTCGGAGTCAAAGACTGATCCctttggcatggaatgcctATTGTGTAGTGTATTTTTTTAGGGTCTGTATCGTGAAGACGATAGATTTGGTCCAGGCATTTATACCGATGCTGCAGGGTGTCAAGACGTCGGTATTTGGTTATCATCCCAACTAATTCGTTTGTCCAGAACCTTTGAGCCTGAGCAAATGATGCCTCGTTTGGCTGTTAAAGATGAggataaaattacaattttacaatACCGTCAAATTGTGCATCTACAAAAGGTAATCCGATTCATCATTCCTAATGTATAGCAAGTTATTGGAGTAAACTATACCTATCTGTACTAAGAATAAATAGTGAAACTATTTAGCGGATTCACCGTCCGACTGCGCACGTACgaattttgccttttttttatgcagtttatgcaaatttttttgaatcaagcAGATATGAAATAGTTGATGTAGTAAACCGAAAAGGCTTGGTAAACTTCTATCGTTTATTTATCGATGATTGATGAATTCCACGAGTTCAACATTTCGTGCTACGTTTCGAACAATATTTTACGCATCCTCGGTCGGCTACTCGGCCTCctaattttcaacatttctcCTCGCGATGCTACTCACTTAGCGAATAATACAACTAATTATATTACAGGATGCTGCAAAACATTTGGCAGAGAACTTAATCGAATCTCTGATGCATTcacgaaattttgacaaaaatgcTCTTAAACGAGCCAGCGAATTGTACAACCCACAGTGTAAAGACAACAGAGCACTGTGGTTTAACAAACCAAGGTATTGTTATTTTACGGCAGTATATTTTaggtttctcttttttcaccgacagaggtaggtaagttttatttttatcacacgGTTAAAACCAAAACAGAAACACGTCTAGTCAATTTTAACTATTTCCCAGAAAGTTTATAGGAGTGCAATTCATTACAGGTATGTGATTTATCTGTCATTTAAACTAGGTATGACGAGACATTTTTTGGAAATGAATCCGAGCAATTTACAATAGATGTTCTTATGACGGATGAAGAAATCCAGTTAAAAATTGGTACAGTGTTTGCACTagtttgtataattatactttACAACATACAGACCTGATTCGGGCAATCTGACAATGAGCACCCAACTAATCATACGATAGATCAGAATCGGGCACTGCCTAATTACAATTTCTAATTAGCCTCATGTCAATTATAAATTAGAGGTGTTATTTGTAATGAATGcaagaaaaaatgcaaattgcATTTGTGttatttaatcaaaaaaaGGAACCCAAaccatattattattttgtaactaggacaaaataaaatatgaagcaAATTTGTATTCGATAATtagagaagaataa
It encodes the following:
- the LOC124302250 gene encoding phospholipid scramblase 2 isoform X2, with the protein product MSQHNIGYVPDEIRPSAPPESVYDEVSRDSRGNSTPVVPPVYMKQTIITVQPHNQNGTNRAQRVPVPVNTTEWVSTPRSQLNPLIGTDFLNGIEQLEIQQTVQLSTLLGETKSGNQYRVKVPRAETIFLATETSTECQRDILGSSRGFSLTLTDPTGQDAFKFTKSPGWGCVPGFLHKMFVDCTDPIGSIEQNFTLLGPSFTVYNNARNPLCKIYGPNMFCCCISRDTQFQIVSVDGTHQIASLIRQWDHILLDYTITLTVPAGTNVNLKGLLLGAAFLLEYLYFSRLKKS
- the LOC124302250 gene encoding phospholipid scramblase 2 isoform X3, translating into MKQTIITVQPHNQNGTNRAQRVPVPVNTTEWVSTPRSQLNPLIGTDFLNGIEQLEIQQTVQLSTLLGETKSGNQYRVKVPRAETIFLATETSTECQRDILGSSRGFSLTLTDPTGQDAFKFTKSPGWGCVPGFLHKMFVDCTDPIGSIEQNFTLLGPSFTVYNNARNPLCKIYGPNMFCCCISRDTQFQIVSVDGTHQIASLIRQWDHILLDYTITLTVPAGTNVNLKGLLLGAAFLLEYLYFSRLKKS
- the LOC124302250 gene encoding phospholipid scramblase 2 isoform X1 → MSQHNIGYVPDEIRPSAPPESAVYDEVSRDSRGNSTPVVPPVYMKQTIITVQPHNQNGTNRAQRVPVPVNTTEWVSTPRSQLNPLIGTDFLNGIEQLEIQQTVQLSTLLGETKSGNQYRVKVPRAETIFLATETSTECQRDILGSSRGFSLTLTDPTGQDAFKFTKSPGWGCVPGFLHKMFVDCTDPIGSIEQNFTLLGPSFTVYNNARNPLCKIYGPNMFCCCISRDTQFQIVSVDGTHQIASLIRQWDHILLDYTITLTVPAGTNVNLKGLLLGAAFLLEYLYFSRLKKS
- the LOC124302250 gene encoding uncharacterized protein LOC124302250 isoform X4, with the protein product MSQHNIGYVPDEIRPSAPPESAVYDEVSRDSRGNSTPVVPPVYMKQTIITVQPHNQNGTNRAQRVPVPVNTTEWVSTPRSQLNPLIGTDFLNGIEQLEIQQTVQLSTLLGETKSGNQYRVKVPRAETIFLATETSTECQRDILGSSRGFSLTLTDPTGQDAFKFTKSPGWGCVPGFLHIVSVDGTHQIASLIRQWDHILLDYTITLTVPAGTNVNLKGLLLGAAFLLEYLYFSRLKKS